In Perca flavescens isolate YP-PL-M2 chromosome 7, PFLA_1.0, whole genome shotgun sequence, the following proteins share a genomic window:
- the opn7b gene encoding opsin 7, group member b encodes MGNASETFLLVSRISKDLDFLMGTIYIIFGMLSVVGNGILMFVAYRKKSSLKPAEFFVVNLAISDLGMTITLFPLAISSAFTHMWLFNETTCIAYAFCGVLFGLCSLTNLTVLSCVCWLKVCCPNYGNKFSYCHACFLVAGVWCYAGIFAVGPLSGWGEYGAEPYGTACCINWYAPRQDSAAMSYIICLFVFCYIVPCTVIFLSYTFILLTVRGSRQAVQQHMSPQNKITNAQAFIIKLSVAVCIGFLTAWSPYAIVSMWAAFVNPTTVPPMAFALAAIFAKSSTLYNPIVYLVFKPNFRKSLCRDVAKCRMTLCGCLCQDISAQKGTCTQSSHKEECNSTRFSNGLPENHGTCRHCPYPETATGTRKNFTEYSPQQTVRIVKGSIHNEVAISQLSNELQSDFL; translated from the exons ATGGGAAATGCGTCTGAAACATTTCTGCTTGTGTCCAGAATATCAAAAGACCTTGACTTCCTCATGGGAACTATCTACATCATTTTTG GGATGCTATCGGTGGTGGGAAATGGTATCCTGATGTTTGTGGCCTATAGGAAGAAGTCCTCCCTGAAGCCGGCAGAGTTCTTTGTGGTTAACCTGGCTATCAGTGACCTGGGCATGACCATAACCCTGTTTCCACTGGCTATCTCCTCAGCCTTTACTCACAT gTGGCTGTTTAATGAGACGACCTGTATTGCCTATGCCTTCTGTGGTGTTTTGTTTGGACTGTGCAGTCTGACCAACCTCACGGTGCTCTCCTGTGTCTGCTGGCTCAAGGTCTGCTGCCCAAACTATG GTAACAAGTTCTCCTACTGCCACGCATGCTTTCTGGTTGCTGGGGTCTGGTGCTACGCTGGAATTTTTGCTGTAGGTCCCCTGTCGGGCTGGGGAGAGTACGGGGCCGAGCCTTATGGTACAGCATGCTGCATCAACTGGTATGCTCCAAGACAAGACTCTGCAGCTATGAGTTACATCATCTGCCTCTTCGTCTTCTGCTACATTGTGCCCTGCactgtcatctttctgtcctacACATTCATTCTGCTGACCGTCCGGGGCTCCCGCCAGGCAGTGCAGCAGCACATGTCCCCACAGAACAAAATCACCAATGCACAGGCATTTATCATTAAG CTTTCAGTGGCAGTTTGCATTGGTTTCCTGACAGCATGGAGTCCATATGCCATTGTGTCCATGTGGGCAGCATTTGTTAACCCAACAACTGTACCACCCATGGCTTTTGCTCTGGCAGCTATCTTTGCCAAGTCTTCCACCCTTTACAACCCTATTGTCTATCTGGTCTTCAAGCCCAACTTCCGCAAGTCCCTGTGTCGGGATGTGGCCAAGTGCAGGATGACACTCTGTGGATGTCTGTGTCAGGACATCTCTGCACAGAAGGGAACTTGCACACAATCCAGTCACAAAGAAGAGTGTAACTCAACAAGGTTCTCAAATGGGCTGCCGGAGAACCACGGGACCTGCAGACACTGTCCTTACCCTGAAACAGCTACTGGTACCAGAAAAAACTTTACAGAATACAGCCCCCAGCAGACTGTGAGAATAGTTAAAGGATCAATACATAATGAAGTTGCTATCAGTCAGCTCTCCAATGAGTTGCAGAGTGACTTCCTGTAG